Within Dendropsophus ebraccatus isolate aDenEbr1 unplaced genomic scaffold, aDenEbr1.pat pat_scaffold_1529_ctg1, whole genome shotgun sequence, the genomic segment TGCTTGGAAGAGGCTGGATCTCTCGGCACTTTTCTTACCAGGAAGCAGTTTGGAACCAGACTGATCAGACTTTTCATCTTCTTCAGTGATTGGATCCAAGGAGAAGCATCTGTGGTGGACACGGTTGAGGATGTATAATCAACCACATCATTTCTCTTCAACATGAAAGGCTTCCTTCCATCTTCTTGCTTCGGGTCTGTGTCTTTCGCTTTGTCTTGCTCCGAGGAAGAGTGCAAGGAGCTGACAGATGTACTCTGCCCAATGAAGTAGGCACTGGAGCTCATTGGAGAAGATCTGCCACTTACTGTGGTCGATGCCACTGCCCCTTCTATCTGAGCCATCTGGGCGATGTACTCTCTGTAGGCATCTCTGTATTCTGCCTGAACTTTGTCAGTCAGCCTCGATATCTCATTGCTGGACTCTTGGGAATTAAGACTGGATAAGCTTGGAGTCCTAGGTGCCCTTCCCTGAAAAAAGAATGTGTTAAAACAAACATTAGTACAAAACCAGTGTCTTATTTGTATAATCCATAACAGGATTAGGCTGGAAATAATAGGAATATATTGCTAATGAGGTAAATGTAGTAAAACTACACCTTCAGATATCAGCTGCCATTTTGCATGTGAAGGCTACACAGGTAAATCCTTTGGTTGGTTACAGTAGTCCATACCATGGTTTATAGGATATACCCCTCAGTATCTCATACCTGCCAGTTCATGCCGTTAATTCGCGGAGCCTCTTCAAAACCAAGTGTGTTAAGTTCCTCAAAACTGAAGCCAAAATCATAGTTCTGGTTGGCAAGGTCAGTGTGGGGCATGTCTGGATTTGGCACTGTACGCCGGCCCATGTCACTGTGAGCTCCTACGTTTCTGACCGGCTCCGGCATTCGGGCTTCTTCAGGATGTATCTGCGGCACTTCAGAGTTTCTCATTTCTTGAACCTTTTACAAGAGAAGGACGGCATTAgtataattattctacaaggagcAAACGCCTCTCCAACCCGAATCTTCACACTTATGTGACTCGCACACCAGTCTTCCACACAACCTTGTGAAGGATTGTGAAACAGAAGACACTTGTTTCCTGATCTATTTAGGACAATGAAGGCCAAATCATTTTCTTACACTTATTTCAATCTTTTAaatacttaaagggtttatctgggAATAAAAGAACATatctgctttcctccagaaacagcgacACCCAGTTGCCCCCAGTTTGTATTtggcattgcagctcagtcaCTGGATGTGTGACGGTATATGTCATAGCCATCCTTACCGCGCTCTTAAATAGGTGCCAGTCACCAAAGTTCATGCTCATCTCTTTCTTCAGCTCCTCCATGCTGCACTGTGCCAGGACACGTCCATTGATGTTTGCCTaggataaaaattttaaaaataaatcacaGCAGACATACTGGCATGCCACCCATAACACCGCATTGGACGGCCTGTATTTGAGCACTGATCGCCGATTGTTTACAGCGCTCGATCAGTTGTCTTTCCTGCAGTCAACTGTCAGCTACACAACCACAATTACACGGGAAGACGtgacaatggggaagatttatcaaacatggtgtaaagtgaaactggctcagttgcccctagcaaccagattccacttttcattcctcacagactctttggaaaatgaaaggcggaatctgattggttgctaggggcaactgagccagtcctactttacaccatgtttgataaatctccccaatgactTTAGAGCAGGTCAGAATGGCCCAATCAGCCGATGTGTGAAAACGCAAGTCCTGTCATCTCTTGAATGGAttacccagcagtatatagacttcACCTACCTTGCGGATGGTTGCGGTGTACTGAGCCAACATGCTCTGGTCAATACCGTCAATTTGCTTGAGTTTTTCACACACAGCATCAACGTTCATGGCTCCCAGGGCAGAACTGTGCGGTCCGACAACATTGCTGCCTGCAACCTGTAAGAGGACAAAATGGTTTAGGGCTGGCAACAAGTTACTTGTAATAGTCCCTGCAGATCTGCCTGCTCTGTACACACCGAACATGACATTCAGAGCAGGCTCCAGCTAAAATAGATGTCTGTGTCAGCTTGGTTTATCATAGGAATCTACAATGATGCAAGTTAGGTTCTGCAGAACAATGGGAATTTGGCCTTATTATAGTCATCTCACATCGGCCCAATAGAGTATGCTACATTAGTGGACACTCTAGAGCAGGGATGAGGGACCTATGGCcccccaactgttgcaaaactacaatttccatcatgcctggacagccaaagctaaagctctggctgtctaggcatgatgggattgtagttttgcaacagccagagggctgaaggttcccatccctgctctagagatATACAGTAGTTATAGAATGCACTCCAACACATGAGATGCGGTGAGACATTAGATGGTGTTAATACGTGATGATACGTGAATTACCCTGCTAATCTAGATAACTACAGGATAACCTCATGATTTATATTACATAGGCATTATATGTATCTGCACTTGGAGATTACGGACGCATGCATGATCCCTGCATCATTCGTGAAGCCATTAAATACATTGTTATCAGCTGCGCATCTCCTTTTTACACAGGGAGACATGCGGCTGATAAATGATGATTTATAGCAGtgcttcttaaaggggcactccggcaaaaacctttttctttcaaaatcaactggtttcagaaagttatataggtttgtaatttacgtcttccagtacttatcagctgctgcgtatcctgcaggacgtggtaCATTCttcccagtatgacacagtgctctctgctgccacctctgtccgagacaggaactgtccagagcagtagaggttttctctgAGGATTTGCTTCTGATCTGGACAGAGGTGTCATTATAGAGAcctatgtcagactagaaaggatataccacttcctgcgggacatacagcagctgataagtactggaagactggagatttttaaatagaagtaaattacaaatctatattactttctgacacctttctgaaagaaaaagattttgctggacaacctctttaattccAGTCCTTATATCATGTTTTGTGAATATCTCATACAAATGAAGCATGTGACctggagtataattatatcacctgggaaatactaagggaatcctcaaaacatgatctgttggtggtcatgaggactggaattgaagaGCATTGGTTTATGGGGCTGCACAAGAGACAAGATCAGCCAGCGAGCGAGTGTTTTCCTGCTCCGGCAGATCGCTGACACTTCTACACAGGCTGATTAGCTGAATAAGCATTTCTAGCATCAGTCCTTGCTgataatcgacctgtgtaaaaggcccttagaatgagtctaaagtgtatggtcgCTACCCAGCACTTCTTCAAATGCAGATATCAGAGGAAAGTAGGATCAGGCACTTGGAATATTAACTTGCCcaatcctctgtgctgcgggaGCCTTGTTGCAGCCTATGTTGGATTCACATCTCTGACTTAAGCTAAACTAAAAGGTATAAAAAATTACAAGTGTAATCATAGCCGAAAAGACTTAAATGACACCAAGAGGCCACAAACACCAGGTCTGAGTCCAATCTATGAATCCACCTAGTAAATCACACAATTCTGGCGGCTATCAGATGATAGGGAAGGTAGCCTGAACCTAATGTACATTTGTATACAGTAAATGAATAGCCCTGCATGAACTCTCTGACCTACATAACATCTAAAATCAAATAGTCATATAAGAGCTATCCATCCCTATACACCGCTTCCTCTTACGAGTACAGTTATGTGTAGCAGAATGTAATACTCCTATCTATTATGACCCAGATTGGAGGAAGGAGCGATATCACATGTAAGAGTCAAACACAAGGTCATAGGGCTGGCTGTCATCTTCAGTTGGAAAACCACAGGTAACGTCCATACCAGCTCTCTCAGCTGCAATATACTTACCCGGCTAAGTGATTGCCCACAGAGCCAATCGTTACTGGGCATGGACACACTCTAGTACTGACTGGTTGAGTAGACATTGCTGCAGTCAGGCTGTGACATtgtagctggaagagctgggtacagACTTGGGATGAGCAAACATCTCaatgttcggtttggatcccgaacacgtacataaaaaaaaaaaaaaaggatttgtgaTTGGTTCATTTaagccgaacattcacaaacaaataacgaacatacagtagaagcgtctgcttcggtctatgcacatgcgtcCGATTATAGGTGCAAAAGCGTAATTAGTGTAAAATTTTATTTGCTTAATTTGCGTACAGATTGTGAAGAGATTGCATAcagtttcggtctagagttaacgcacatgcgtacagattatcaggcgcaaagtGTAAATTAGCATTAGTGGTGTACATTCGCAGTTAAAAATGATTggtataaccattctgatcatcgaacaaattgtttgtgatcgccGAACACTGAACatttagcgtcatgttcgtacaaaacgtacgaacatgttcgctcatcactatacatGACTTCCTGGATTTCAACCTAAGATGACAGCTGCGGCTGTCAATGACCTGGGAGTAGTACAATGCAGTACCAGGAAGGTAAgtctctttttattattttcttgcacCTCTTCCTGTCTATTTTCTAATTTTGTGGACTCCGTTTTTGAGTAAGTTATATTTAACTTTGCATTTTGAAAATGAGTAAAGAGTAAGGCTAGTTTCACATTgcgttttgcaatccgtttttgtgcaaaaaacggatgaaaaaaatgaatgcacTTGTAGCTGACGGAGCTAAAAACTACTTTGtgttcgtaaaaaaaaaactaatcgttttttaaaaaaatgaagtcaatgaaaaaaacagatcaaaacggatgcacacaaatgcatcgttttcttcatccattttcgatcagtttttttgtaaaaaatggatgaaaaaaacggattgcaaaaacgcagtgtgaacctacctaaAGTATCCAAAGATGCATTCAAATGATCCTGCAATCTCTCAACAGCCAAAAGAGAATGGGCAAACAAAGTCACAGGCAAAAACAAGCATACAGAATAAAATCTATATTGACTGACACCACCCCCAAACCCAATCTCCGCACATTCGTTAGCTTTTCACTCAGTGGCCAGGTGCTTGCCATGTCTCCTGGTGCTGGCATTtgggtaaaaaaattattttatttttattctggcGGTGCGGTGTCGAAGAGGGGGTCCTGGAGCTAAAGATGAATAACTAGTCCGGGGGTTGCCAACAAAGatgaaagaagaagaatgagGTGCTTGCAGGCCTACACTACAAATGCTCTAAGCCCCGCTTCTTTAACCTGAACACCAGCACCAGGAGACAAGGCAAGCCTAGGACCAGGCTATTCATTGAGGAAAGCTACCGAACGTACCAGAAGTTTGGAGGGATGTTGGTCAACACAGATTCTGTCAAGCAGATACTGGGCAGAACTACCCTACCCCATAATAAGTTTTGGATACTTACCGTCTCCTCCCGGTGATGCTCCCTATACTGGTCCCATTGCTGAGAAATCACTGCTCATCTTTACGCTCATTATGCTAATGACATATCACTGTGCAGTGAtacttaccctctctcctcccgGTGACGCTCTGAATGCCAGTCCCATTGCCGAGAAATAGTCGCCGCTTCACTTTGCACttatgctaatgagcagagatgaaTCCGACGTCTATAGAAAATCACTGCTCCATGACTGGTGGTGATTTCTCACATGGGCCGGCGGATTTCTCAGCAATGGACCGATATCCAGAGTGTCATTGGGAGGAGAGGGTAGTATCTAAAGCTTT encodes:
- the LOC138775318 gene encoding kinase D-interacting substrate of 220 kDa-like, yielding MFGVYRAGRSAGTITSNLLPALNHFVLLQVAGSNVVGPHSSALGAMNVDAVCEKLKQIDGIDQSMLAQYTATIRKANINGRVLAQCSMEELKKEMSMNFGDWHLFKSAVQEMRNSEVPQIHPEEARMPEPVRNVGAHSDMGRRTVPNPDMPHTDLANQNYDFGFSFEELNTLGFEEAPRINGMNWQGRAPRTPSLSSLNSQESSNEISRLTDKVQAEYRDAYREYIAQMAQIEGAVASTTVSGRSSPMSSSAYFIGQSTSVSSLHSSSEQDKAKDTDPKQEDGRKPFMLKRNDVVDYTSSTVSTTDASPWIQSLKKMKSLISLVPNCFLKLPSDEDESGPEESDNTPLLKDGKKPDATTDKKVTDHGAEPVRTFIKAKEYLSDAILDKKDSSDSGVRSNESSPNHSLNNEATDDSQLEKPTSLSWRMIACEVSGEYPIV